In a single window of the Thermodesulfobacteriota bacterium genome:
- a CDS encoding glycerol dehydrogenase has product MLKKVMFPGKYIQGAGALSELPALIRLFGRQGLILASPTARKTVLAESGLDLQTPGLPVERFSGECCEAELSRVAAVIREKGVDVLVGMGGGKTIDTAKIAADRAGIPVLIVPTIASTDAPCSGCAVLYSAQGVFASVYYQKSNPAAVLVDTAVIARAPARFLVAGMGDALATWFEARSCHATQSANECGGLCTLTGLNLARLCYDTLLSHGPDAKIAAEGHIVTPALEHIVETNILLSGVGFESGGLAAAHAVHNGLTALEETHAYYHGEKVAFGVLAGLQLTDAPPAETAAVYAFCEAVGLPTTLAGIGLKTPDRGRLMTAAEKTCEPGSSIHHEAGDITSEKVLHAMLAADAIGENRNNRRKP; this is encoded by the coding sequence ATGCTGAAAAAAGTGATGTTTCCCGGAAAATATATCCAGGGCGCCGGCGCTTTGTCGGAACTGCCTGCCCTGATCCGGCTGTTCGGCCGGCAGGGCCTGATCCTGGCCTCGCCCACGGCCCGGAAGACCGTTCTGGCCGAAAGCGGCCTGGATCTTCAGACCCCTGGCCTGCCGGTGGAGCGCTTCAGCGGCGAGTGCTGTGAGGCGGAATTGTCCCGGGTAGCCGCCGTTATCCGGGAAAAAGGCGTGGATGTCCTGGTGGGCATGGGAGGCGGCAAGACCATCGACACCGCCAAGATCGCCGCCGACCGGGCCGGCATCCCCGTCCTCATCGTGCCCACCATCGCCTCCACCGATGCCCCGTGCAGCGGCTGCGCCGTGCTTTATTCGGCGCAGGGCGTTTTCGCGTCGGTCTATTATCAGAAATCAAACCCCGCCGCCGTGCTGGTGGACACGGCCGTGATCGCCCGGGCGCCCGCCCGCTTTCTGGTGGCCGGCATGGGCGACGCTCTGGCGACCTGGTTTGAAGCCCGGTCCTGCCACGCCACCCAATCGGCCAACGAGTGCGGCGGCCTCTGCACCCTGACGGGGCTCAACCTCGCCCGGCTCTGTTATGACACCCTGCTCAGCCACGGTCCGGACGCCAAAATCGCGGCCGAAGGGCACATCGTCACGCCCGCCCTGGAGCACATCGTCGAGACCAACATCCTCTTGAGCGGCGTCGGCTTTGAAAGCGGCGGACTGGCCGCCGCCCATGCCGTTCACAACGGCCTCACCGCCCTGGAAGAGACCCATGCGTATTATCACGGCGAGAAGGTGGCCTTCGGCGTTCTGGCCGGCCTGCAGCTCACCGATGCCCCGCCGGCGGAAACAGCCGCTGTTTACGCCTTCTGCGAGGCGGTCGGCCTGCCCACCACCCTGGCCGGCATCGGATTGAAGACCCCGGACCGGGGCAGGCTGATGACGGCCGCGGAGAAAACCTGCGAACCGGGCTCCAGCATCCACCACGAGGCCGGCGACATCACCTCGGAAAAGGTCCTGCACGCCATGCTGGCGGCCGACGCCATTGGCGAAAACCGAAATAACAGGAGGAAACCATGA
- a CDS encoding acetoacetate decarboxylase family protein: MSSHTTGQTGGSDNLWKRLLDNRKRRVNAWDNAQIVLADVPVNIREVKKILPLGLWPTDPPMATLFLINYPTVAYPLFPYKEAIMMIHVRTLLGQGRHCCWIIVDDDPALILGRELLGFPKKTGTFVFEDNRETVNASITRRDITVMSMTASRGSREPVPPPVFNNKTFNYGGLGQFMSFSAVWMFRPKEVIHESFRADIKLTVNDSAYDPLARLVDGEPRNGRIVTIDIPGGSPYMLPVGLAGPFVFGRTFNMRFR; the protein is encoded by the coding sequence ATGAGTAGCCATACCACCGGACAAACAGGCGGAAGCGATAACCTCTGGAAACGCCTGCTGGACAACCGCAAAAGACGCGTGAACGCCTGGGACAACGCGCAGATAGTGCTGGCGGATGTGCCCGTGAACATCCGTGAGGTGAAAAAAATCCTGCCCCTGGGGCTGTGGCCCACGGATCCGCCCATGGCCACGCTTTTCTTAATCAACTACCCCACGGTGGCCTATCCGCTCTTTCCGTACAAGGAGGCCATCATGATGATCCATGTGCGCACCCTGCTGGGCCAGGGCCGCCACTGCTGCTGGATCATCGTGGATGACGATCCCGCCCTGATCCTGGGCCGGGAGCTGCTGGGGTTCCCCAAGAAAACCGGAACGTTTGTTTTTGAGGACAACCGGGAAACGGTCAACGCCTCTATTACGCGCCGGGACATCACGGTCATGTCCATGACGGCGTCCCGCGGTTCCCGGGAACCCGTCCCGCCGCCGGTCTTCAACAACAAGACCTTTAATTACGGCGGCCTGGGGCAGTTCATGTCATTCAGCGCGGTCTGGATGTTCCGGCCCAAAGAGGTCATCCACGAATCATTCCGGGCGGACATCAAACTGACCGTCAACGACTCCGCGTACGATCCCCTGGCCCGGCTGGTGGACGGCGAGCCCCGGAACGGCCGTATCGTGACCATTGATATCCCCGGCGGATCGCCCTACATGCTGCCGGTGGGCCTGGCCGGACCGTTCGTGTTCGGCCGGACATTCAACATGCGGTTCCGGTAA
- a CDS encoding GDYXXLXY domain-containing protein, with amino-acid sequence MRPLIKGIIIAVVQVGLVGTLGAKLLYDRTTLPRVWVQTVPYDPNLPIRGRYVRLQLIVAARGIPAPETPDKNYNRYPVELKVENGRLSAEVKAEERRRSGNNRYVRQTMAGSENVAVLDEPVAFFIPEHIPDPSRRQAGEKLWVETTIPEKGPPRPIRLGVSSNDGPILPLDIR; translated from the coding sequence ATGAGACCATTGATCAAAGGCATCATCATCGCGGTGGTCCAGGTCGGCCTGGTGGGGACCCTCGGCGCCAAGCTCCTGTACGACAGAACCACCCTGCCGCGCGTCTGGGTTCAGACCGTGCCTTATGACCCCAATCTGCCCATTCGCGGCCGCTACGTCCGGCTGCAGCTCATTGTGGCGGCCAGGGGCATCCCAGCGCCGGAAACCCCGGACAAAAACTATAACCGCTATCCGGTGGAACTGAAGGTGGAAAACGGCCGGCTGTCGGCTGAAGTCAAAGCGGAGGAGCGCCGGAGAAGCGGTAACAACCGCTATGTCCGGCAGACGATGGCCGGCAGCGAAAACGTAGCGGTGCTCGATGAGCCCGTGGCCTTTTTCATTCCCGAGCACATCCCCGACCCGTCCCGCCGCCAGGCCGGCGAAAAGCTGTGGGTGGAGACAACCATTCCGGAGAAAGGCCCGCCCCGGCCCATCCGGCTCGGGGTCAGCAGCAACGACGGCCCGATCTTGCCGCTGGACATTCGATAA